The Alicyclobacillus macrosporangiidus CPP55 genome segment GGCAGGTGCCGTGATGATCACCTTGCGCGCCCCCTGCGCCAGATGCACACCGGCCGTCTCGCGGGTGCGGAACTTCCCGGTCGCCTCCACCACGACGTCCACGCCGAGGTCGCCCCAGGGCAGCACGGACGGATCCCGCGTGGAGAACACACGCGTCTCCACATCGCCCGCCCGCCAGCCATCCGCCGTCAACTCCACGGGCACGTCCCACCGCCCATGGACCGAGTCGTATTTCAGCAGGTGGGCCAACGTCTCCGCATCCGCCGTACCGTTGACCGCCACCACGTCAATGCCGCCGGTCTCCACGGCCCGCCGGTACACCATTCGGCCGATGCGGCCGAAGCCGTTGATGGCCATCCGAATCGTCATACCGCGCAACGCCCCTTCTTTGTGAATCCCTTGGAGTCAGGACACTCGACTTTGAGTTTACTTCCCCCTTATATTACACAAAGAAGAGGATATGTTCTATACTCGAAGGCCGTTTTTGTTGAAATTAGTATGTCACAATTCGCCGCAGGGTCTCCGGACGATTCACCGTCCGGTACAGACGTACCATACCCCGAGCGCCAAAAACACCAATCCCGCCACCAGACACCCGATGGCCAGCCGCCTCAACACCGCGCTTCCCCTCACTTTTCCGTCACGCCTCGAGCTCCAACACCTGAAACCGTTCGCCCATCCCGCCCGGGAGGACGAGCTGCTTGAATTGCCCCGTCCAACGGGCCGCCTCTAGACGCCCCGTGGTCGGACCCGTGATCTGCGCTTCCAGGACCTCGACAGCCCCGGCGGCCATCAGGAAGCTCCCCTGATTCTGCAACCGCACCACACGCAGGCCGGCTGCCTCCGCGCTCGCCATCGCGGCTTCCCAGTGGACGTCGGCCGTGATGTCGCACCGGCCTGGGTCCGTCAGCGGATCGACCACCTGATGAGCCCGGTACGCGCGCACGGTCCCCTGTGGCCGGAGGCCCGACGCCCACTCCTCCGAGCGAATGCCGTAGTCGAAGAACAGCGCCCGCAAGGGGCGCCCCAACCGTGCTACGCGTGCGAAAAATGGCCTGAGGGCAAGGCACACCTCGGCCTCGATCCCCACGGGAATCGGCAGGTGTGCCTCCGCGAAAGCGGCCACGTCCGGATGGGCAGGGCGCCAATCCAGAGACAGCCCGTGCCCGTCCCAAACCACATCCGTCTGTTCCCACCTATTTCCATTCGCACGACGGACCCGCTCCACGGGCAAGGCGTCCAGAACCTCGTTTGCGAACGCGAACGTGGGCAACTCCTCCGCTGGCTGCCCCCAGTCGAACACCACCCGCCGCTGCCCATCCTCGAGGCGAAGGCGCTGACGCTGGACCAGGGATTCCGACACGTCCACCAGCGTGTAGCGCACATGTACCCCGTCGGGGAGGCGCGATCCCAGGGCGCTGGCCATGGCCTCTGCCATCTCGCCCTGGCCGCCGCCCCACTCGACCACTTGCCACGCGGCTGGACGCCCGAACGCTTCCCAGGCCTCGGCAGCCGCCCGCGCGAGGATCGCTGCGAACAGCGGAATTTGGGCGGCTGTGTAAAAGTCTCCGCCCGCGCCGCCAATCCGCACCGATTCGGTGTAAAAACCGCCCTTTCCGTATAACGCCAGTTCCATGTAACGCCCGAAAGACAGGCGGCCCTCCGCTTTGAGGGCCCGCCACACCTCTGGCTCAGGCGCCGGCTGTCGGTGTGATGACCTGGTCAATCAGACCATACTCCTTTGCCTGTTCCGCCGACATGAAGAAGTCGCGGTCGGTGTCGCGCTCCACGCGCTCCAACGGCTGCCCCGTGCGCTCGCTGAGGATCTTGTTCAAGCGCTGGCGGGTTTTGATGATGTGCTCCGCATGGATGGCGATGTCGGTGGCCTGTCCGCGTGCACCCCCGAGCGGCTGGTGGATCATCACCTCGGAGTTGGGCAGCGCAAAGCGCTTTCCCTTGGCACCGGCCGCCAACAGCACCGCCCCCATACTGGCCGCCAACCCTACGCAGATGGTGGACACGTCCGGCTTGATGTGCTGCATCGTATCGTAGATGGCCAGTCCTGCGGACACCGAGCCGCCAGGGCTGTTGATGTACATCTGAATGTCCTTGTCGGGATCTTCAGCCGCCAAAAACAGCAGCTGGGCGATGACCGCATTGGCCACATCCGAATCGATGGGGCTGCCGAGAAAGATGATACGATCTTTCAGCAACCGCGAATAGATGTCGTACGCCCGCTCCCCTCGGCTGGTCTGCTCCACGACAATTGGCACCAGGCTCATGATTCTGACCTCCTCTTTCGCCCCGCGTCGCGGGGACCTTGTTCCACAGAATGCCCACCCCCAGTATGCCGCAACCCAGACCATTTGGTCAAGATTAGTCAAGGTCAAACATACTTCTCCGGCACTACGGGCACAATACGCCCCAGATCCTGCAGAAGGAGGCAAGGCGCGTGCACATCAAACCGAATCTCGGCGTTGTGGATCGATACATTCGCCTCGCCGGTGGCCTCGTCCTGTTGGCCAGCGCATCAGGCCAGCGAAAATTGTCTCTCTCCCGGTACGCGCTGGCGGGCCTCGGGGCGATGAAGGTGGCCGAAGGGATCACCGGTTGGTGCCCGCTCGTCCAGTTGGCGCAAGCCACTGCCGAACTCGTCCAAGATGATTTGGAGGCGCGGCCGCAGCAGCACGAACACAGGGCAGGCGGGAAGGATGCACCGCACGGTGTGCATCGTCCATCCGACCGCGAGGCGCCGAAAGCCCATCGGGACCGTCCCCGCCATGAGTTGGCCGATGAGGCGGATCATACGGAGCGCGAACGGCGACACGGGTTGGAAAGGGCGCACGAAAAGAACCGCGGGATCGATCGCGACGAAGCCAGGGCGCTTGAGGAAATCGCCAAAGAAGGAATCAACGAAGCGTACCAGTGACTGCTGATGAAACGGGGGTCGCGCGGCGTTGGCGCGAACCCCCGTCTCTTCGACCGCTCCATCGGTCTTCCCCACTCCGTGACGGGCCATCCGGCTCTTCAAACCACCCGGGTCCGGCGGAACCTCACCCCGTACTTCCCTCTGCGGGTTTGGTACACCTGAACCTCCCCCGGAGCGACCGCGCCACGGATGCGCTCGTCGGCTTCAATCCACATCACGGCACAATACGCCTCGAATTTGGAATCGTACAGCCCGGCGAAGTACACCCAGTCCTCCATGGCACCGCCTCCCCATGCGTAGTATGCGCGGGGTGGCTCGGAAGGTCTTCGGGCAAAAGTTGTATCGGGTCACACCCAGACCCGGTCTCCTCCAATGTTCAACACGTTTTCGCTGCCGATGACGTGACGGGCAATCATCATGGCTTCCCAATTCCGGCCGTGGTACCCGGTCACCAAACGCTCGAGGATCTTGACGTCATACCCGGCATCGACCAGGGAAAACATGGTAGCGAGCACCGCACCTTCGGAGTCTACACCAGCGATGTGAACTTCATCGATGCCTTCTGCCTCGAGGATCTTTTTCGTGTCTTCCGTGTAGCCGGAATACGACCGCTTTTCAACAACATGGGCCTTCGGATGGGACAGAAGCAGGGTGTCCCGGCCCTGCAGTTCGTCGTACACCCACTTCGTCAGGATGATGGCAGCGTACTCATCCGCATGCTGGTTGATGTACCGCTGGCACAGCGGCGCTATGTAATCCAAGGTGTTGCGCAGAAAATCCTCCTGAACGTCCAGGACAATCAGACCCTTCGGCACACGGTTCACACCCTTCCATCGCTTTCCGCACCCATCGTACCACGTGTGTCGCCCGCCGGTGAAGCCAGGGGCGCCACGTGTTACAATTTTATCATACGCAGTATACCACGTTTCCCTGCTGCTCACACCTTGTACCTTCGGTATACCATCTTCTCCCCAAACGGGTGTTCTGATAAAATATAAGAACAGTACGATGAGACATCTGCGCCGCTTTGACCGATGCCGCGCCGTCGACCGGGCGAGTGGCATACAGTGCATCAATCCCGTTCGTTGCAGCGATCCCGTTGCCAGGGCGCCATGGCTTGTTGAGGAGGGATGGACATGGTTGCAAGAGAAGAGCTGCTGTTGCTGAAAACCAAAATCCTCCCTGCCGGGGCAGATGCGATAGTGGACTTCCTGGCCTCCCACCACCAACAGATTGAGATGACGCACATCGTGCTGGAAAATGTGCCGCTGCTCATCATCGGGCGGCATGGGATGATCGCACGGATTCCGTCCGGGGGCACGATGCACAAAATCAGCCAACCGAACGAGATCCTGGAGCATCTGAAGCAGTACCTCAACAAACAGGAGACGCTGTATCTGTTCATCAACCTGCCGGACCTGCCCCTGCCGCGAGAGGTCACGCAGGTGTTGGAGGAAGTGATTCGGCGCGACGCGCGCAAGTTGGAACTGCGCCGGACCATCGACGAAGCATTGGAAAAGCGGGACCGGGAGTTGTTCTACAAGGCAAGCCGGGAACTGAATGCGCTCCTGGCGGAGTCGTATGACTCCACGAATACGCACAACCGCGGCCTGTTTTGAATTCACAAGGCCGCCTTATCTCACGGGAGGAGTCGAACGCATGACGGAAGGATTTTTGCTGTACGACGAGACAGAACAGACCAGCACCCGCTACCTCGGGTACGCGGGGGAACACGGCCGATATGACGTGGCCATCGTCACCACGGGCCATTTTTTCGGCAAGCGGCTGGTGATCTCCATTCAGAACGGGCGTACCGCCATCCTGAACGATGAAGATGCTGCGAACATCCCGTACCTGATGCAGGCGTTCGACATCCGCAGCGAGGACGAGGCGGCCGAGTTCTCCGAGCTGTTGCTCGCCAACCTCTGATCCCTGGGCGCGTCCCGATCAACGGTTCGCGCCCTGCACCTCCATAAAGTCATGGTGCTGCTCGGCAAAGGCGCGGGCGGCCACCTCGTATTCGTCATCCTCTGGCACCTCCAGGTGCAGGTCGGGCGCCTCCCCCTCCACGCGGAACAGCACCACCTCCGATCCGGAATGTCCCTCGGCTGGATAGTACGCCCCGTACGCCTGCTGTCCCGCGACGAAATAACTGCCCAGGACATAGCGTTGCGGTTCCCCGCCCTCCTCCTGCACCTGCACGAAAAAGATGGATTGTACCGTATCGAGCACCCGCTGGGTGAACGTCTCCCCCGGATAGTCCAGCACGAGTCCGTCCTCGCGCTGCTCCCGGATGAGGAACAGGAATTTGGCATCATCTCTGTCCCAGCTGAACAGCATCAGGTGTGCGTTTTCGAACAGAAACGCGTACTGGTTCGCCTTCGGAAAGGCGTACCGAGGATTCTCCCACTGCACTTTCGCCGCCCCCATCCATCGGTGCCGCACGGACCGTCCGGTCGCGGGGCTGCCTGCACCGAATGAGCCCCGTCCGATCACAGAAAAACAGCAGGGTTTCCCCTGCCGCCTCCTGTCCGTTTACGCCTCCGCGCGCTCAGACTCCTTGGCCAGCGCCCGGTCGAAATTCTCCTTGGTCTCGGACGCGCACGTCACCAACATCCAGATGACGCCCAAGGCCGCCACCGCCATGCCTAACAATCCGTGCACGAACCGCGCCCCCTTTCGCCGCCTAGACTCCCTCTTTAGCTTAAAAATGATTCAAGGCCCGGTCAAGGGTTCATACACCCGCTCACGCAGATTTTGCCACCGGCTTCCGTCTGGCGGACCGATGAGCGCCATCCAAGGCCCCTCTGTAGTATAATGATGCTGGGGACACCCACCATCCGCCTGTGCCGAGGATAAAAAGGAGTTGTACCCATGATCAACCGTACACGCAACGTGCGATATCTGTTGTTCACATTGGCATTTGCGCTGGTGCTTGTCGGTCTGCTGACGCATTCATACACCCTGTTGGCCATCCTCGCCATTGTGTCCATCGCCCTGGCGGTGATCGGAGACAAGATAGAGAATGAGCCATCCGAACCGTTCAAGCACCTGAACGAAAACCACCATCATTTCCACCACGGTGCCAGGAGATCGTGATGCTTGACCGAAACGAATTGTGGGCCCAGACGGAGGAACTGGCGGACCTCATCATGCAGGCGCCGGAAATCGCCCGGTATCAGGAAGCCGAGGCAAAGATGAAGTCGCATCCCACCGCCAGCCGGATGATCCAGGAGTT includes the following:
- a CDS encoding DUF3055 domain-containing protein — its product is MTEGFLLYDETEQTSTRYLGYAGEHGRYDVAIVTTGHFFGKRLVISIQNGRTAILNDEDAANIPYLMQAFDIRSEDEAAEFSELLLANL
- a CDS encoding IDEAL domain-containing protein produces the protein MVAREELLLLKTKILPAGADAIVDFLASHHQQIEMTHIVLENVPLLIIGRHGMIARIPSGGTMHKISQPNEILEHLKQYLNKQETLYLFINLPDLPLPREVTQVLEEVIRRDARKLELRRTIDEALEKRDRELFYKASRELNALLAESYDSTNTHNRGLF
- a CDS encoding cysteine hydrolase family protein, with the protein product MPKGLIVLDVQEDFLRNTLDYIAPLCQRYINQHADEYAAIILTKWVYDELQGRDTLLLSHPKAHVVEKRSYSGYTEDTKKILEAEGIDEVHIAGVDSEGAVLATMFSLVDAGYDVKILERLVTGYHGRNWEAMMIARHVIGSENVLNIGGDRVWV
- a CDS encoding YgaP family membrane protein; this encodes MHIKPNLGVVDRYIRLAGGLVLLASASGQRKLSLSRYALAGLGAMKVAEGITGWCPLVQLAQATAELVQDDLEARPQQHEHRAGGKDAPHGVHRPSDREAPKAHRDRPRHELADEADHTERERRHGLERAHEKNRGIDRDEARALEEIAKEGINEAYQ
- a CDS encoding SAM-dependent methyltransferase, which produces MTRSSHRQPAPEPEVWRALKAEGRLSFGRYMELALYGKGGFYTESVRIGGAGGDFYTAAQIPLFAAILARAAAEAWEAFGRPAAWQVVEWGGGQGEMAEAMASALGSRLPDGVHVRYTLVDVSESLVQRQRLRLEDGQRRVVFDWGQPAEELPTFAFANEVLDALPVERVRRANGNRWEQTDVVWDGHGLSLDWRPAHPDVAAFAEAHLPIPVGIEAEVCLALRPFFARVARLGRPLRALFFDYGIRSEEWASGLRPQGTVRAYRAHQVVDPLTDPGRCDITADVHWEAAMASAEAAGLRVVRLQNQGSFLMAAGAVEVLEAQITGPTTGRLEAARWTGQFKQLVLPGGMGERFQVLELEA
- the clpP gene encoding ATP-dependent Clp endopeptidase proteolytic subunit ClpP, encoding MSLVPIVVEQTSRGERAYDIYSRLLKDRIIFLGSPIDSDVANAVIAQLLFLAAEDPDKDIQMYINSPGGSVSAGLAIYDTMQHIKPDVSTICVGLAASMGAVLLAAGAKGKRFALPNSEVMIHQPLGGARGQATDIAIHAEHIIKTRQRLNKILSERTGQPLERVERDTDRDFFMSAEQAKEYGLIDQVITPTAGA